The Sulfurimonas aquatica genomic sequence TCGATAAAACGGGAGAGATTGAAAAGTTCATGGCGATTCGTCAGGATGTCACAGAGCTAGTTGAAGCTACACAAATTATAGAAGATGAAAGAAATCGGACAACTGCCATTATGAATGAGCAGGAAGGAATCGTCCTTTTAAGTTCAAACGAAAAAGACGTCACTTTTATAAATCAGACTTTTTTTGACACTTTTCCTTTTGACGACCTTAATGATTTCAAAACAAAGCACTCTTCCATCAGCGAGCTCTTTTTGAAGGATAATGGATGCCTTTTTAATAGTGATATTCATGATGATTGGACTAATCCGATGTTTGACTTTCCAAATGGACTGCATATAGTATGTATGATGGACCGAAAGAATGAGAAAAAGTTTTTTTCAGTACAAGCCAAAAAAGTCCTCCTTGACAAAAGTCACTTCTTCCTCTTTAGTTTTACGGATATTACCAAGATAAAGTTGATGGAACAAGAGCTTGAAACTTTAAATTCATCGTTAAAAGAACGGGTGATTAAAGAGGTAGCTAAAAACAAAGAAAAGACTAATCACATGCTACAACAGTCTCGATTGGCCCAGATTGGAGAGATGCTCTCCATGATAGCCCATCAGTGGAGACAGCCGCTCGCTTCTATCTCTTCCATTACTGGAACTTTAAGCTTAGATATAATGATGGATAACTATAAAAAAGAGTTCTTTGAAGAGCGCCTCGAGTCCATTAATAGCCTCACCCAGCACCTTTCTTCAACTATTGATGATTTTCGTGACTTTTTTAAAGCCAAGAAGGAAACTGAAGAAACTACCTTAGATAACATTCTCAATTCTAGTCTTGCTATCATAAGTCCCGTATTTGAATCGAAGAATATAACTGTTGAGCATACATCATCACATCCTGAGATTATATTGAATACCTATGTGAACGAGCTCAGACAAATTATTTTAAATATTATGAAAAATGCCGAAGATGTGTTACTAGAACGGAAGGTTCCAAATGCGAAAATATGGATATACTGCTATAAGGATGACAATTATGCGACTTTTAGTATCGAAGATAATGCTGGAGGAATTCCCGAAGAACATATTCCAAAGATATTCGATCCCTATTTTAGTACTAAACACGAAAAAGATGGTACGGGCTTAGGGCTTTATATGTCTAAGACCATCATAGAAGAGCATTGTAAAGGTAAATTATCTGTTAGCAATACTGAAAATGGAGCGAAATTTATTATTCAGCTGCCAATCTAAGGTATTAATACACTTATCATATTGAATGAGTAATTTCAATCCAGCTAGGCGAATAACCAATCCAAAGACTTACTGGGGACCGTTCAAAAATCTGTGTCAATCGGGTAAAATAAAACTTACTCTATACCGAACCTGTATGTTTTGGAACTTTCTCTAAGTTTAAAACTC encodes the following:
- a CDS encoding PAS domain-containing sensor histidine kinase, whose translation is MSTNSIYNPKGIVIESEYILLQKQLEHEIQKREEAQKLLEEKNLELQRVNEELSSCRYSASQEFLDNLQLLNEYKKAIDYSTLVSITDKKGIITYANDAFVKLSGYSKEELLGSPHNIIRHPSSPPEQFKSMWETLFQKRAWHGVLKNLSKDKETYYVDTTITPILDKTGEIEKFMAIRQDVTELVEATQIIEDERNRTTAIMNEQEGIVLLSSNEKDVTFINQTFFDTFPFDDLNDFKTKHSSISELFLKDNGCLFNSDIHDDWTNPMFDFPNGLHIVCMMDRKNEKKFFSVQAKKVLLDKSHFFLFSFTDITKIKLMEQELETLNSSLKERVIKEVAKNKEKTNHMLQQSRLAQIGEMLSMIAHQWRQPLASISSITGTLSLDIMMDNYKKEFFEERLESINSLTQHLSSTIDDFRDFFKAKKETEETTLDNILNSSLAIISPVFESKNITVEHTSSHPEIILNTYVNELRQIILNIMKNAEDVLLERKVPNAKIWIYCYKDDNYATFSIEDNAGGIPEEHIPKIFDPYFSTKHEKDGTGLGLYMSKTIIEEHCKGKLSVSNTENGAKFIIQLPI